From the genome of Vibrio gangliei, one region includes:
- a CDS encoding alpha/beta fold hydrolase, whose protein sequence is MTPTHPSLAAFIDHELLYQPHLFTVPLDHSHPSGESISVYAREVIKLENQDKDLPWLVYFQGGPGFPSPRPDARSGWLKAALNQYRVLLLDQRGTGLSSPLTHQTLASMAPEAQYQYAQHFRADSIVKDAEFIRQKLDIEQWATLGQSFGGFCTLTYLSLFPESLLRCYVTGGIPPLNAHADEVYHATYQRVKQKNQALFNQFPQAQTLCQRIADYLLENPVNLPNGQAFTVEQFQMIGINLGRGDAALTMYYLLENAFIEVNGQPTLSYAFLNTMLAEQAYQTNPIYAFLHEAIYCQPFAQNEQGNTASAWSAHRVREHYPEFNYQPGQPFLFTGEMVYPWMFDQMQCLKPLKEMAEKLAHKADWTPLYDTDVLSRNTVPLACATYVDDMYVEFDYSRQTLANIPNSKAWMTNEYEHNGLGIAGELIFNRLDDMLKQIENRPKS, encoded by the coding sequence GTGACGCCAACTCATCCTTCACTCGCTGCATTTATCGATCATGAACTCCTTTATCAGCCACACCTATTTACCGTCCCGCTCGACCATAGCCATCCCTCTGGCGAATCAATTTCAGTCTATGCACGCGAGGTGATTAAATTAGAGAATCAAGATAAAGACTTACCTTGGTTGGTGTACTTTCAAGGCGGCCCAGGCTTTCCATCACCTCGCCCTGATGCACGTTCTGGATGGTTAAAAGCGGCACTGAATCAATACCGAGTATTATTGCTCGATCAACGCGGCACAGGGTTAAGCTCACCACTCACTCACCAAACGTTGGCGAGCATGGCACCAGAAGCACAATATCAATATGCACAGCATTTTCGTGCTGACAGTATTGTGAAAGACGCAGAATTCATTCGCCAAAAATTGGATATCGAACAATGGGCAACTTTAGGACAAAGTTTTGGCGGTTTTTGTACTTTAACTTACTTATCCTTATTTCCTGAAAGCTTACTTAGATGCTATGTCACCGGTGGCATACCACCACTTAATGCGCATGCCGATGAGGTTTATCACGCGACATATCAACGAGTAAAACAAAAGAATCAAGCGCTCTTTAATCAATTTCCACAAGCTCAAACACTATGCCAGCGTATTGCCGATTACTTGCTTGAAAACCCAGTCAACTTACCTAACGGGCAAGCGTTCACGGTAGAACAATTTCAAATGATTGGTATTAATCTCGGACGCGGTGATGCTGCTTTAACCATGTATTACCTGTTGGAAAATGCCTTTATCGAAGTAAATGGCCAGCCAACGTTAAGTTATGCTTTCTTAAATACAATGTTGGCTGAACAGGCTTATCAAACTAATCCCATATACGCATTTCTACACGAAGCTATTTATTGCCAACCTTTTGCTCAAAATGAACAAGGTAATACAGCGTCGGCTTGGTCGGCTCATCGTGTACGCGAGCATTACCCTGAGTTTAACTACCAACCTGGTCAGCCATTTTTATTTACCGGTGAAATGGTTTATCCGTGGATGTTTGACCAGATGCAATGTTTAAAACCATTAAAAGAAATGGCCGAAAAACTTGCCCATAAAGCCGATTGGACTCCGCTATATGATACCGATGTATTAAGTCGTAATACGGTGCCTCTTGCGTGCGCAACCTATGTCGACGATATGTATGTCGAGTTTGATTATTCTCGTCAAACACTTGCCAACATTCCGAATAGCAAGGCATGGATGACCAATGAATACGAACACAACGGGCTTGGCATAGCAGGTGAGCTCATTTTCAATCGATTAGATGACATGTTGAAGCAAATTGAAAATAGACCGAAATCTTAG
- a CDS encoding GNAT family N-acetyltransferase, giving the protein MQTHSLQTRVLTDVEPHMDALIALLQDCVASGASVGFLPPVDSDTAKQYWQQVGIELNARPSARLLLAAFENNQLVGCVQLSLSTKANAQHRAEVEKLMVHTRHRGKSISKALLQHLEEEAQVAGRHLLTLDTRVGDIATDLYKRMNYTEAGYIPDFALSASGELDGTTFFYKMLAKQ; this is encoded by the coding sequence ATGCAAACTCACTCGCTTCAAACTAGAGTACTAACGGATGTAGAACCACACATGGATGCGCTGATCGCTCTTTTACAAGACTGTGTAGCGAGCGGCGCATCAGTTGGTTTTTTACCGCCAGTCGATTCAGATACCGCTAAACAATATTGGCAGCAAGTCGGGATTGAACTTAACGCCAGACCCTCTGCTCGTCTTTTACTTGCCGCCTTTGAAAATAATCAGCTTGTGGGCTGTGTACAGCTAAGTTTATCTACAAAAGCGAACGCTCAGCATCGCGCTGAGGTTGAAAAGCTGATGGTTCACACCCGTCATCGTGGTAAAAGTATCAGCAAGGCGTTATTGCAACATTTAGAAGAAGAAGCACAAGTCGCTGGTCGACATCTTTTAACTTTAGACACTCGCGTTGGTGATATTGCTACCGACCTCTACAAAAGAATGAACTATACCGAAGCTGGCTACATCCCTGATTTTGCTCTCAGTGCCAGTGGTGAATTAGACGGCACAACCTTCTTCTATAAAATGCTGGCAAAGCAATAG
- the cspE gene encoding transcription antiterminator/RNA stability regulator CspE, translating into MSKATGIVKWFNEEKGFGFITQDNGEADVFVHFRAIATEGFKTLKEGQKVSFEVEQGQKGLQAANVVPA; encoded by the coding sequence ATGTCTAAAGCAACTGGTATCGTTAAATGGTTTAACGAAGAAAAAGGTTTCGGTTTCATCACTCAAGACAATGGCGAAGCTGACGTGTTTGTACACTTCCGTGCTATCGCGACTGAAGGTTTCAAAACTCTGAAAGAAGGCCAAAAGGTTTCTTTTGAAGTTGAGCAAGGCCAAAAAGGTCTTCAAGCTGCGAACGTTGTTCCTGCTTAA
- a CDS encoding glycoside hydrolase family 18 protein has translation MKVKTLALFMASSLALVAHNTVQAQQPVVAGYFADWQYKNKDHPFTVKDIPADKLTHVIYAFLSMCGPHTGAGETVMQQIQQQCEGKEPFTAVIVDKKAALEVDFGKTAVDVDYKGHFAQLAQLKLEHPNLTILPSFGGWTMSEPFHEMAKDKKTMDHFAKTAVELIAQYDFFGGIDLDWEYPGGGGLTTSPWNEATKLSDEQKASEKEAYTYLVKAIRTQLDALTSKTNKQYELSTAVGVGPKAAQIDWKSAAPYLTNMFGMTYDFLGGWGKQTGHLTNLHATDRSWWGMGADVFLEQMIELGIPANKLVMGAAFYGRGWEGTQNFDGKLPTADLTSEKGATFGTSEPGYFMYWDLMQNYGTKQGYQQGYDRESQAPFLWNPEKKTFISYDDPRSIKAKAEWAKQKGLAGIFAWELTGDTKDNELVEAMYQGMQK, from the coding sequence ATGAAAGTCAAGACACTCGCTTTATTCATGGCATCATCGCTGGCATTAGTTGCCCATAATACAGTACAAGCACAACAGCCCGTTGTGGCCGGTTACTTTGCCGATTGGCAATATAAAAATAAAGACCACCCCTTTACCGTAAAAGATATTCCTGCGGATAAACTCACCCATGTTATTTATGCATTTTTGAGTATGTGCGGACCACACACCGGCGCTGGTGAAACCGTGATGCAACAAATTCAGCAACAATGTGAGGGTAAAGAGCCGTTTACTGCCGTCATCGTGGATAAAAAAGCAGCGCTTGAAGTCGATTTTGGTAAAACGGCTGTCGATGTTGACTACAAAGGGCATTTTGCACAATTAGCGCAATTAAAATTGGAACATCCCAACCTCACTATTTTGCCATCATTTGGTGGCTGGACGATGTCTGAACCATTTCATGAGATGGCGAAAGATAAAAAAACGATGGATCATTTTGCAAAAACGGCAGTTGAACTTATTGCTCAATATGATTTCTTTGGTGGAATTGACTTAGATTGGGAGTATCCAGGTGGCGGTGGTTTAACGACTTCTCCTTGGAATGAGGCCACTAAGTTAAGTGATGAACAAAAAGCATCCGAAAAAGAAGCCTACACCTATTTAGTGAAGGCGATTCGCACTCAATTGGATGCTTTGACATCAAAAACCAACAAACAATATGAATTATCGACGGCTGTTGGTGTTGGTCCTAAAGCAGCCCAGATTGATTGGAAATCCGCTGCGCCTTATCTAACCAATATGTTTGGGATGACTTATGATTTTCTTGGTGGCTGGGGAAAACAAACAGGGCATTTAACCAATTTGCATGCAACGGATCGAAGTTGGTGGGGTATGGGAGCGGATGTCTTTTTAGAGCAGATGATTGAGCTAGGTATTCCTGCCAATAAATTGGTGATGGGTGCGGCATTTTATGGCCGTGGTTGGGAAGGAACACAAAATTTCGATGGCAAATTACCTACTGCCGATTTGACGTCGGAAAAAGGTGCGACTTTCGGTACCAGTGAGCCGGGCTATTTCATGTATTGGGATCTGATGCAAAACTACGGTACTAAGCAAGGCTATCAACAGGGATATGATAGAGAATCACAAGCGCCATTCTTATGGAACCCTGAGAAAAAAACCTTCATCTCTTATGATGATCCACGTTCTATTAAAGCAAAAGCTGAATGGGCCAAACAAAAAGGCTTAGCGGGTATTTTTGCTTGGGAATTAACTGGGGATACAAAGGATAATGAGCTGGTGGAAGCTATGTACCAAGGGATGCAAAAATAG
- a CDS encoding lipoate--protein ligase — protein MSSLRLLFSTSTNPLFNLAVEDTIFRSMSAEQKVLFLWCNDNTVVIGRAQNPWKECNTQRMEKDGITLARRQSGGGAVFHDLGNSNFTFMAGKPGYDKSVSTQIVLDALQKLGINGKATGRNDLVVETEEGERKFSGSAYRETMDRGFHHGTILLNADMSRLADYLNPDPKKLQAKGITSVRSRVINLNELDATLNHERLCEAIKQSFFEYYGEESEPEYISEEALPDLPNFETTYAKQRDWHWNFGNTPEFSHQMDERFVWGGVELHFNVKKGHIEEVQIFTDSLDPAPLEALQLALVGQVYSNDGVHAALEIVQNQFPQNQQELEQVKNWLQLQLA, from the coding sequence ATGTCTTCTCTTCGATTATTGTTCTCTACATCGACCAATCCATTATTTAATCTTGCGGTGGAAGATACGATCTTTCGCTCAATGAGTGCGGAACAAAAAGTACTGTTCTTGTGGTGTAATGATAATACTGTGGTGATTGGTCGAGCTCAAAACCCATGGAAAGAATGTAATACCCAACGAATGGAAAAAGATGGGATTACTTTGGCTCGTCGTCAAAGTGGTGGTGGCGCGGTATTCCATGATTTAGGCAACAGTAACTTTACCTTCATGGCGGGTAAGCCTGGTTATGATAAGTCGGTTTCTACTCAAATTGTATTAGATGCACTGCAGAAGTTAGGCATTAATGGTAAAGCGACAGGGCGTAATGATCTGGTGGTAGAAACAGAAGAGGGTGAACGTAAGTTTTCTGGTTCGGCCTACCGTGAAACGATGGATCGTGGGTTCCACCATGGCACGATTTTATTGAATGCGGATATGAGCAGACTTGCGGATTACTTAAACCCCGATCCAAAGAAGTTACAAGCCAAGGGAATTACATCGGTACGCTCGCGTGTCATTAACCTAAATGAACTTGATGCGACATTAAACCATGAGCGTTTGTGTGAGGCGATCAAGCAATCTTTCTTTGAATATTATGGCGAAGAATCTGAGCCTGAGTACATATCAGAAGAGGCATTACCCGATCTTCCTAATTTTGAAACTACTTACGCTAAACAACGCGATTGGCATTGGAACTTTGGTAACACACCTGAATTCAGTCACCAAATGGATGAGCGATTTGTATGGGGCGGGGTAGAGCTGCACTTTAATGTGAAAAAAGGGCATATTGAAGAAGTGCAAATTTTTACTGATAGCTTAGATCCTGCACCACTAGAAGCACTACAGCTAGCATTAGTCGGGCAGGTTTATAGTAATGATGGCGTTCATGCGGCGCTGGAAATCGTACAAAATCAGTTTCCACAGAATCAGCAAGAGCTTGAACAAGTGAAAAACTGGTTACAATTGCAGTTAGCGTGA
- a CDS encoding chalcone isomerase family protein, which yields MKWTYLRLVLFIIPIAIVLPSWPVWAKEDHFKLVGEARMTHLFWDIYDAKLYTKTGTFQRYQPPIKFSLTYLRNIKAKDIVSATNQQWEHLGQNGLIGKYDQQLLSMWPDINQGDSLTLLVNDKGISKFYYNQKKVGEIQDSNFSEQFLAIWLSPNTSEPDLRAQLIKRSE from the coding sequence ATGAAGTGGACATACCTTCGACTGGTTTTATTCATTATTCCTATAGCAATTGTTTTGCCTTCTTGGCCTGTTTGGGCGAAAGAGGATCATTTTAAACTGGTCGGGGAAGCCAGAATGACCCACTTATTCTGGGATATTTACGATGCCAAGTTATATACCAAAACTGGGACTTTCCAGAGATATCAACCTCCAATTAAATTTTCACTTACGTATTTACGCAACATCAAAGCGAAAGATATTGTTTCTGCAACCAATCAACAGTGGGAACATCTAGGGCAAAACGGCTTGATTGGCAAATATGATCAACAGCTTTTATCTATGTGGCCAGATATAAATCAAGGCGATAGCTTAACTTTATTAGTGAATGACAAAGGGATCTCAAAATTTTATTACAACCAGAAAAAGGTGGGTGAAATTCAGGACTCAAACTTTAGTGAACAGTTTCTCGCTATTTGGCTATCGCCTAATACATCTGAACCCGATTTGAGAGCGCAATTAATCAAACGGAGTGAGTAG
- the speG gene encoding spermidine N1-acetyltransferase, whose translation MSDNIRIRALEKDDLRFIHSLNNNRTVMSYWFEEPYESFMELESLYIKHIHDLNERRFIAENTDREHVGLVELVEINYIHRTAEFQIIIAPHFQGRGYAREIIDRAVNYAFKILNINKLYLQVSDENEKAVYLYESFGFKREGLLIEEFFMNGQYRNAIRMYMLQRDYIQRQQEPSAIDAIE comes from the coding sequence ATGAGCGACAATATCCGTATTAGAGCATTAGAAAAAGACGACCTTCGTTTTATTCATAGCCTCAACAATAACCGCACCGTTATGTCCTACTGGTTTGAAGAACCTTACGAATCATTTATGGAATTGGAAAGCCTATACATTAAGCATATCCATGATTTGAATGAGCGCCGCTTTATTGCCGAGAACACTGATCGTGAGCATGTTGGACTGGTCGAGTTAGTAGAAATTAACTACATCCACCGTACGGCTGAATTTCAGATCATCATCGCCCCACACTTCCAAGGCCGCGGATACGCACGTGAAATTATCGATCGTGCGGTAAACTACGCATTTAAAATTTTGAACATTAACAAACTGTATCTTCAAGTATCAGATGAAAATGAGAAAGCGGTTTATCTGTACGAAAGTTTTGGTTTTAAACGCGAAGGTTTATTGATTGAAGAATTCTTTATGAACGGTCAATATCGCAACGCCATCCGTATGTACATGTTGCAACGTGATTATATTCAGCGCCAACAAGAACCGAGTGCAATTGATGCGATTGAATAA
- a CDS encoding PaaI family thioesterase: protein MSVATMTGLQALQAMFDGKIPPASITQTMPLKGISVEYGKVVFEAMADERHLNPLGGVHGGFLATILDSATACAVHSALDAGIDYTTIDLNVKMLKPVPQNKPLIAEGKLINLSKSLGIAEGSLKDSDGKIYGHATATCMIIR from the coding sequence ATGTCAGTTGCAACTATGACGGGGTTACAGGCGCTACAGGCTATGTTTGATGGCAAAATACCGCCGGCTTCAATTACACAGACCATGCCATTGAAAGGCATTTCGGTTGAATACGGTAAGGTCGTTTTTGAGGCAATGGCTGATGAAAGGCATCTCAATCCGCTAGGGGGCGTGCATGGCGGGTTTTTAGCCACCATACTCGATTCAGCCACCGCTTGTGCCGTTCATTCTGCGCTGGACGCGGGAATTGATTACACTACGATTGATCTTAATGTGAAAATGCTGAAACCAGTCCCACAAAATAAGCCTCTGATTGCCGAAGGAAAATTGATTAATTTAAGCAAGTCACTTGGTATTGCTGAAGGTTCGTTAAAAGATTCTGATGGCAAGATTTATGGTCATGCGACAGCAACTTGTATGATCATTCGATAG
- the aroG gene encoding 3-deoxy-7-phosphoheptulonate synthase AroG has product MQQVDDVRIKQVKELLPPVAVLEKFPATEESTNTTFESRQSIHNILESKDDRLLVVIGPCSIHDTEAALEYGKRLKVLRDELKDNLEVVMRVYFEKPRTTVGWKGLINDPYLNDSYQINDGLRMGRKLLLDLTDSGMPTASEFLDMITPQYVGDLISWGAIGARTTESQVHRELASGLSCPVGFKNGTDGNIKIATDACSSAGASHHFLSVTKFGHSAIVETAGNPDCHIILRGGKEPNYSAKHVAAVKAELAGNGLRQKVMIDFSHANSSKQFQRQMVVAEDVAGQIAAGEDAIFGVMIESHLNEGRQDLVDGKAANYGQSITDACIGWEDTETVLRQLADAVAARRAAK; this is encoded by the coding sequence ATGCAACAAGTTGATGATGTAAGAATTAAGCAAGTCAAAGAACTTTTACCCCCAGTCGCAGTTTTAGAGAAGTTTCCAGCGACAGAAGAGTCTACTAATACGACATTTGAGTCCCGCCAAAGCATTCATAATATTCTTGAAAGTAAAGATGACCGCTTATTAGTGGTGATCGGCCCTTGCTCCATTCATGATACTGAAGCCGCGCTTGAATACGGTAAACGCTTAAAAGTATTGCGTGATGAGCTCAAAGATAACCTTGAAGTGGTCATGCGTGTTTATTTTGAAAAACCACGTACCACCGTGGGCTGGAAAGGTTTGATCAACGACCCGTACTTAAATGACAGCTACCAAATTAATGATGGCTTACGCATGGGGCGTAAACTGCTGCTTGATCTAACTGATTCAGGCATGCCGACCGCCAGTGAATTTTTGGATATGATCACACCTCAGTATGTTGGTGATTTGATCAGTTGGGGCGCTATCGGTGCGCGTACCACTGAGTCACAAGTTCACCGTGAATTAGCCTCGGGCCTATCTTGCCCAGTTGGTTTTAAAAACGGTACTGACGGTAATATTAAGATTGCGACCGACGCTTGTAGTTCTGCGGGGGCTTCTCACCATTTCTTATCGGTGACTAAATTTGGTCATTCTGCGATTGTTGAAACCGCGGGTAACCCTGATTGCCATATTATTTTACGCGGCGGAAAAGAGCCAAACTACAGTGCCAAACATGTTGCTGCAGTAAAAGCTGAATTAGCTGGTAATGGTTTACGTCAAAAAGTGATGATTGATTTCAGCCATGCAAACAGTTCGAAACAATTCCAACGCCAAATGGTTGTCGCTGAAGATGTAGCAGGCCAAATTGCAGCTGGTGAAGATGCGATTTTCGGTGTCATGATTGAAAGCCACCTAAACGAAGGCCGTCAAGATCTTGTTGATGGTAAAGCGGCAAATTATGGTCAAAGTATCACTGATGCATGCATTGGTTGGGAAGATACAGAAACCGTATTGCGCCAACTTGCGGATGCGGTTGCTGCACGACGTGCCGCTAAGTAA
- the rlmF gene encoding 23S rRNA (adenine(1618)-N(6))-methyltransferase RlmF, which translates to MPVGPKTKSSSSRSTGKTSRQHAKPPVGPRGKSKTNTTKKSTSKPTGLHPRNLHQGRYDFAKLEQASPKLTQYVIRNPRGEKSVNFSDPQAVLALNEALLKAYYGLEFWQIPQGYLCPPIPGRADYIHHLADLIASTERKVKALDTVQENNSSSNHKHSLLDIGTGANCIYPILGSTSYDWNFVASDIDPVSIKTAQLLVQSNKKLKGKIKVRHQTHSNHILHSIIQSDDLFIATVCNPPFHESLEKARQGSLRKVNNLNKGKTAQLSKRSQPVLNFAGTANELCCKGGEIAFLKQMASESNDYSQQVCWFTSLVSKKENVPLLQQLLKKLGVKECQVFTMAQGQKISRFVAWTFLTPAQQSVFFN; encoded by the coding sequence ATGCCTGTTGGGCCAAAAACCAAATCATCTTCTTCTCGCTCAACGGGCAAAACGTCAAGACAACACGCTAAACCACCGGTTGGGCCTCGCGGTAAATCTAAAACAAATACAACGAAAAAGTCGACGTCTAAACCAACAGGCTTGCACCCACGTAATCTGCATCAAGGGCGGTATGATTTTGCTAAATTAGAACAAGCTAGCCCAAAACTGACTCAGTATGTGATTCGCAATCCACGCGGTGAAAAGTCGGTTAATTTTAGCGATCCACAAGCGGTGCTGGCTTTAAATGAAGCCTTGTTAAAAGCCTATTATGGGTTAGAGTTTTGGCAGATCCCGCAAGGTTATTTATGTCCACCGATTCCCGGACGTGCGGACTATATCCACCACTTAGCCGATTTAATCGCTTCCACTGAAAGAAAAGTGAAAGCATTAGATACCGTTCAAGAAAACAATAGCTCGTCAAATCATAAACATTCGCTGCTGGATATCGGTACAGGCGCGAATTGCATCTACCCGATCCTTGGTAGCACAAGTTACGATTGGAATTTTGTCGCTTCAGATATCGATCCTGTTTCGATCAAAACCGCTCAATTATTGGTTCAGTCAAACAAAAAACTCAAAGGCAAAATCAAAGTCCGACACCAGACTCACTCCAACCACATATTGCATAGCATCATTCAAAGCGATGACCTGTTTATTGCGACTGTGTGTAATCCCCCTTTTCATGAATCACTTGAAAAAGCACGCCAAGGTAGCCTGAGGAAAGTGAATAACTTGAACAAAGGGAAAACAGCGCAACTGAGCAAACGTAGCCAGCCGGTTCTTAATTTTGCAGGCACCGCCAATGAGCTTTGCTGTAAAGGTGGTGAAATCGCCTTTTTGAAGCAGATGGCGAGCGAGAGTAATGATTATTCTCAGCAGGTGTGTTGGTTTACAAGTTTAGTGTCAAAGAAAGAAAATGTGCCTTTACTGCAGCAACTGCTGAAGAAACTTGGAGTGAAAGAGTGTCAGGTATTTACGATGGCGCAAGGCCAAAAAATCAGCCGATTTGTGGCATGGACATTTTTAACGCCAGCGCAACAAAGCGTATTTTTTAATTAA
- a CDS encoding alpha/beta hydrolase: MSEVTKTRNTGNDENTMNTGRRDMMKVAGAGLVALGIGSLTSSQAMAKEELELTSEWDKTFAKRDEVTHKKVSFPNRYGITLVADLYQPKSASGKLPAIVLSGPFGAVKEQSSGLYAQTMAERGFVTLAFDPSYTGESGGEPRNIASPDINTEDFSAAVGFLGLQSNVDSEKIVATGRCDCFIAVVNRIHCVGGEKVLPNSSSAIVSYVLAGNSTR, encoded by the coding sequence ATGAGTGAAGTGACTAAAACGCGTAATACTGGTAATGATGAAAATACAATGAATACGGGGCGTAGAGATATGATGAAAGTCGCTGGAGCTGGTTTAGTCGCGCTAGGTATTGGCAGCTTAACGTCAAGCCAAGCGATGGCGAAAGAAGAGCTAGAATTAACCAGTGAGTGGGATAAAACTTTTGCTAAAAGGGATGAAGTAACGCATAAAAAAGTCAGCTTTCCAAACCGCTATGGCATTACTTTAGTAGCAGATTTATATCAACCTAAATCAGCGTCAGGCAAACTTCCTGCCATTGTATTGAGTGGTCCTTTTGGCGCAGTAAAAGAGCAATCTTCTGGTCTTTATGCGCAAACTATGGCAGAACGAGGCTTTGTTACTCTTGCGTTTGATCCATCTTACACTGGTGAAAGTGGTGGCGAGCCAAGAAACATTGCTTCACCAGATATTAACACCGAAGACTTTAGTGCCGCTGTCGGTTTCCTAGGGTTACAGTCAAATGTCGACAGTGAAAAGATCGTGGCAACGGGGCGCTGCGATTGTTTTATTGCTGTTGTTAATCGGATTCATTGTGTGGGTGGTGAGAAAGTACTTCCAAACTCATCCAGTGCCATTGTCAGTTACGTTTTGGCAGGCAATTCGACGAGGTGA
- the tal gene encoding transaldolase, translating into MSSKLEQLRALTTVVADTGDIDAIAKYQPQDATTNPSLILKAAQIPAYADLIEQSIAYAKSQSQNTDQQVQDTCDMLAVTIGKEILKVIPGRISTEVDARLSYDTEGSVNKARQLIKMYNDAGISNDRILIKLASTWEGIRAAEILEKEGINCNLTLLFSFAQARACAEAGVYLISPFVGRIMDWYKAKEGRDFAADEDPGVKSVTSIYNYYKQHGYDTVVMGASFRNTGEILELAGCDRLTISPQLLQELEDAQGNVEQKLTPTQDIQPKPEKMKHAEFLWEHNQDPMAVEKLAEGIRAFAVDQGKLEDMIRAKL; encoded by the coding sequence ATGAGTAGTAAATTAGAACAACTTCGCGCATTGACTACTGTTGTTGCTGATACCGGCGACATTGATGCGATTGCCAAATACCAACCCCAAGACGCCACCACTAACCCATCATTAATTTTAAAAGCAGCGCAAATTCCTGCGTACGCCGATTTGATTGAACAATCCATTGCCTATGCTAAATCACAAAGCCAAAATACCGATCAACAAGTGCAAGATACTTGCGATATGCTTGCGGTGACCATTGGTAAAGAAATCTTAAAAGTCATTCCAGGACGTATTTCAACCGAAGTCGATGCTCGTCTTTCTTATGATACCGAAGGCAGTGTGAACAAAGCTCGCCAATTGATCAAAATGTACAATGATGCTGGCATCAGTAATGACCGCATTTTGATTAAACTGGCGTCAACTTGGGAAGGCATTCGCGCCGCTGAAATCTTAGAAAAAGAAGGCATCAACTGTAACCTGACACTTCTATTCTCATTTGCACAGGCTCGTGCGTGTGCAGAAGCTGGCGTATATCTCATCTCGCCATTCGTTGGCCGCATTATGGATTGGTATAAAGCCAAAGAAGGTCGTGATTTTGCCGCAGATGAAGATCCAGGTGTGAAATCAGTCACCAGCATCTACAACTATTACAAACAGCACGGCTACGACACGGTTGTAATGGGTGCCAGCTTCCGTAACACTGGCGAAATTCTTGAGCTAGCAGGTTGCGATCGCTTAACCATCAGCCCGCAGCTTCTTCAAGAACTCGAAGACGCACAAGGCAACGTTGAGCAAAAACTAACGCCAACTCAAGATATTCAGCCTAAGCCAGAAAAAATGAAGCACGCTGAATTCTTATGGGAGCACAACCAAGATCCGATGGCGGTAGAAAAGCTGGCTGAAGGCATCCGCGCATTTGCCGTTGACCAAGGTAAGCTAGAAGATATGATTCGCGCTAAGTTGTAA
- a CDS encoding DUF3833 domain-containing protein, protein MRIKLLNVLHYKIVTIVGLCFVLASCSAPDVDFYQSSQPQFNFKSFFNGNLKAYGVVQDYKGQLTRKLVVNMEATWKDNIGTIEEDFIYDDDERQKRTWTITLDDEGKIEGQASDVIGVAKGRSAGSVFHWQYYVELPYKGDTLETHFDDWMYLVTDNRLINRTSITKYGIEVAQVTLVIEKE, encoded by the coding sequence ATGAGAATTAAGTTATTAAATGTATTGCATTATAAGATCGTGACCATAGTTGGTTTATGTTTTGTACTCGCTAGTTGTAGTGCGCCAGATGTGGATTTTTACCAGTCGAGTCAGCCGCAATTTAATTTTAAATCCTTTTTTAATGGCAATTTAAAAGCCTATGGTGTGGTGCAAGATTATAAAGGCCAATTGACGAGAAAACTCGTCGTCAACATGGAAGCTACGTGGAAAGACAATATTGGCACTATTGAAGAAGACTTCATTTACGATGATGATGAAAGACAAAAGCGAACCTGGACGATTACCTTAGATGATGAAGGCAAGATTGAAGGGCAAGCATCGGATGTTATTGGTGTAGCAAAAGGTCGTAGTGCTGGAAGTGTATTTCATTGGCAATATTACGTTGAGCTACCATACAAAGGTGACACATTGGAAACCCATTTTGATGATTGGATGTATTTAGTCACCGATAATCGTTTAATTAACCGAACCAGTATAACTAAGTACGGCATTGAAGTTGCCCAAGTGACACTCGTGATTGAGAAAGAATAA